The stretch of DNA AAAATACGTTTGCAGTGCCTGTGGTTACGTTTATGACCCAGCCGAGGGAGACCCCGATAGCGGCATTGCCCCGGGAACTGCTTTCGAGGACCTCCCGGATGACTGGGAATGCCCGATTTGTGGGGTTGGCAAGGACATGTTTGAGCCTGAGGACTAAAGCAGGTAGAGGAGAAGATGGATTATGGATTGCCCGACCATAATGGCGATTCTGGTTGATAACCGGCGGGAGGCGGCGGTCAAGGTACAGGAGATATTGACCAAGTACGGCTGCCTGATCCGTATGCGCCTTGGCCTCCACGAGACTGACGCCTGCACTGACAACGGCCTGATCATCCTCCAGCTTTGCGGTTCGGAAGATGAGCAGCGACAACTGGAAAGTGAGCTCAACGCCCTGGAACGGGTGAAGGCCGGAGTTATAAAGCTTGCTTTTGACGATTAGCGGCCAGAGACGGGCTGGCTGCCGGGTTCTATTCTACTTTCCATAGGGGGCTTAGTGATGACACAGCCGGTCGCTATTGCCGATGGCATCTACTGGGTAGGGGCCATCGATTGGAACATCCGCTATTTCCACGGTCCAGCCTTTTCCACCCACCGCGGGACCACCTACAACGCTTACCTGATCGTCGACGAGAAAACCGCGCTGGTGGATACTGTATATGAACCCTTCCAGGAGGAGCTGATCGCCCGGCTTAAGGAGGTCAGGGACCCAGTCAACATCGATTACCTGGTCATCAACCATACTGAGGCTGACCATGCCGGTGCCTTTTTGGCCATCATGGAGCTCTGTCCCCAGGCCACCGTCCTCTGCACCCAGCGCGCCTACGAGAGCTTAAAGGACCACTACCCGGGCCTCGATTTCCAATATGAGATTGTCAAGACCGGAACCAGCGTCAGCCTGGGGCGCCGTTCCCTTACCTTCATCGAAGCCCCCATGCTCCACTGGCCCGACAGCATGTTCACCTATGTTCCCGAGGAGGCCCTGCTCCTCCCCAATGACGCCTTCGGCCAGCACATCGCCACCAGCGTCCGCTTCGATGACGAAGTCGACGCTGACCTGATCATGGATGAGGCAGCCAAGTACTACGCCAACATCCTCATGCCCTTCAGCGGGCTGATTGCCAAGAAGCTTCAGGAAATCCGGGACATGAAATTGGCGGTAAGGACTATTGCCCCCAGCCACGGCCTCATCTGGCGCCGGGATCCCGGTCGGATTGTCCAGGCCTATGCCGGCTGGGCTGAGGGCCGGTCCCGGGCAATGGCGGTCATCGCCTACGACACCATGTGGCTGGCCACGGAAAAGATGGCCAAGGCCTTGGCGGAGGGCCTGGTGGCCCGGGGATGCGAGGTCAAGCTGTTTAGGCTTTCGGTTTCCGACCGTAACGACATCATCAAGGAGATCCTTTTTGCCGGCGCGGTCCTTATCGGCTCGCCTACCATCAATAACGGAGTGCTGCCCACGGTGGCGCCGCTCTTGGAGGAGCTGGTGGGCTTAAAGCCCAAAAACAAGATCGGACTTGCCTTTGGCGCTTACGG from Clostridia bacterium encodes:
- a CDS encoding rubredoxin, whose amino-acid sequence is MKKYVCSACGYVYDPAEGDPDSGIAPGTAFEDLPDDWECPICGVGKDMFEPED
- a CDS encoding flavodoxin domain-containing protein — its product is MTQPVAIADGIYWVGAIDWNIRYFHGPAFSTHRGTTYNAYLIVDEKTALVDTVYEPFQEELIARLKEVRDPVNIDYLVINHTEADHAGAFLAIMELCPQATVLCTQRAYESLKDHYPGLDFQYEIVKTGTSVSLGRRSLTFIEAPMLHWPDSMFTYVPEEALLLPNDAFGQHIATSVRFDDEVDADLIMDEAAKYYANILMPFSGLIAKKLQEIRDMKLAVRTIAPSHGLIWRRDPGRIVQAYAGWAEGRSRAMAVIAYDTMWLATEKMAKALAEGLVARGCEVKLFRLSVSDRNDIIKEILFAGAVLIGSPTINNGVLPTVAPLLEELVGLKPKNKIGLAFGAYGWGGGAQKVLEEHLKEARIELAVEPGPTVKWVPSQGDLERCRELGRQIAARIKEG